From the Limibacillus sp. genome, one window contains:
- a CDS encoding 4-hydroxyproline epimerase encodes MEGRHSYFCIDGHTCGNPVRLVAGGGPPLPMGSMSARRQHFLKHYDWVRTGLMFEPRGHDMMSGAILYPPSREDCDIAVLYIETSGCLPMCGHGTIGTVTFALEQGLVTPREPGVLRLETPAGKVTAYYRREGAFVETVRIVNVASYLALEGVEVDCPELGPIRLDVSYGGNFYAIVEPQENYRDLSQLSPGDIQRLSPKLRRLLNETLEVVHPEDPTIRGVSHIQWCGAPTQDGAHARNAVFYGDKAIDRSPCGTGTSARMAQLHAKGKLQAGEPFVHESIIGSLFTGRIEEETTLGNKAAIVPSIEGWARMTGYNTLFIDPRDPFAHGFQVI; translated from the coding sequence ATGGAAGGCCGCCACAGCTACTTCTGCATCGACGGGCACACCTGCGGCAACCCGGTGCGCCTGGTCGCGGGCGGCGGCCCGCCCTTGCCCATGGGCTCCATGTCGGCGCGGCGGCAGCACTTCCTGAAGCATTACGACTGGGTGCGCACCGGCCTGATGTTCGAGCCGCGCGGCCACGACATGATGTCCGGCGCCATCCTCTATCCGCCCAGCCGCGAGGACTGCGACATCGCCGTCCTCTATATCGAAACCTCGGGCTGCCTGCCCATGTGCGGCCACGGCACCATAGGCACGGTGACCTTCGCGCTGGAGCAGGGTCTGGTGACGCCGAGAGAACCCGGCGTTCTGCGCCTGGAAACGCCCGCGGGCAAGGTCACCGCGTACTACCGGCGCGAAGGCGCCTTCGTCGAGACGGTGCGCATCGTCAATGTGGCCTCCTACCTCGCCCTCGAAGGGGTCGAGGTGGACTGCCCGGAACTGGGCCCGATCCGGCTGGACGTGTCCTACGGCGGCAACTTCTACGCCATCGTGGAGCCGCAGGAGAACTACCGCGACCTGAGCCAGCTCTCGCCGGGCGACATCCAGCGGCTCTCGCCCAAGCTGCGGCGGCTCCTGAACGAGACGCTGGAGGTGGTGCACCCTGAGGATCCGACGATCCGCGGCGTCTCCCACATCCAGTGGTGCGGCGCGCCGACCCAGGACGGGGCCCACGCCCGCAACGCCGTCTTCTATGGCGACAAGGCCATCGACCGCAGCCCCTGCGGCACCGGCACCTCGGCGCGCATGGCCCAGCTCCACGCCAAGGGCAAGCTGCAGGCGGGCGAGCCCTTCGTGCACGAGTCCATCATCGGGTCGCTCTTCACCGGACGGATCGAGGAGGAGACGACGCTCGGCAACAAGGCCGCCATCGTACCCTCGATCGAGGGTTGGGCGCGCATGACCGGCTACAACACCCTC
- a CDS encoding N-formylglutamate amidohydrolase, which produces MQLPDAGGERALLAPDEPRPFRIVNPAGRALPLLLVCDHASNFVPRSLDRLGLEAADLERHIAFDIGIAEVALRLSYELDVPLVISQFSRLLVDPNRSPDDPTSIAEVSDGTVIPGNCNLTEEEKEARRATFFRPYHAAISDTLDALIAEGTRPGFVSLHSMTPMLRGERRPWETSILWNDDPRLPQPLLESFRKRGLAVGDNVPYAGNDGHGNTVHFHAEPRGLANILFEIRQDMIDTAKGQEQWACLLAEELSSMIPNLDISADWNAVRRRER; this is translated from the coding sequence ATGCAGCTCCCAGACGCGGGCGGCGAGCGGGCGCTCTTGGCGCCGGACGAGCCGCGGCCCTTTCGCATCGTCAATCCAGCCGGCCGCGCCCTGCCGCTGCTGCTGGTCTGCGACCACGCCAGCAACTTCGTGCCCCGCTCGCTCGATCGCCTGGGGCTGGAGGCGGCGGACCTGGAGCGGCACATCGCCTTTGACATCGGCATCGCGGAGGTAGCGCTCAGGCTCTCCTACGAACTGGACGTGCCGCTGGTGATCTCCCAGTTCTCGCGGCTGCTGGTCGATCCGAACCGCAGCCCGGACGACCCGACCTCGATCGCCGAGGTCAGCGACGGCACGGTGATCCCCGGCAACTGCAACCTGACGGAAGAGGAAAAGGAGGCGCGGCGGGCGACCTTCTTCCGCCCCTATCACGCCGCGATCTCGGACACTCTGGACGCTTTGATCGCCGAGGGGACGCGTCCCGGATTCGTCTCGCTGCACTCCATGACGCCCATGCTGCGCGGCGAGCGGCGGCCCTGGGAGACCTCGATCCTCTGGAACGACGACCCGCGCCTGCCCCAGCCTCTCTTGGAAAGCTTCAGGAAACGCGGGCTGGCCGTGGGCGACAACGTGCCCTACGCGGGCAACGACGGACACGGCAACACGGTGCATTTCCACGCCGAGCCGCGCGGCCTCGCCAACATCCTGTTCGAGATTCGCCAGGACATGATCGACACGGCCAAGGGACAGGAACAGTGGGCCTGCTTGCTGGCCGAGGAGCTTTCGTCCATGATTCCGAACTTGGACATAAGCGCGGACTGGAATGCCGTGCGCCGGAGGGAGCGCTGA